The Oreochromis niloticus isolate F11D_XX unplaced genomic scaffold, O_niloticus_UMD_NMBU tig00001668_pilon, whole genome shotgun sequence DNA window atagataatgagataaaacatgctaatgtgtgatgctgcagaaccacctcatgtcatcatgtcgactgagtagcttatgatttagcattattgcaggcaaaccagcatatgaaatggatgtaacaaatccagactgggcaccgaCACTGcacatgggcctctaaaaacatactaaattgctctcattgtacactaatccgcacataacttccagatgaatcacacacctgtcatgtgcactaattttatcttgcAGGCTTTtgttatgcagctgcagagtctgaaggtgtgccGCGTGCAGAAGTGatcgatgaagatctgacagaagacCAACAACAAAATCACCATGTCATGGAGGCTGTGGACCGCATttgtgttggacaagtggaggttgaggtaccagctgtaaatgtggacagtggcgatcggacagacagcatcacggaagctaaagggcagacgaagtattgtgtgtgcaatgaacagggcagagcagaaataaacacaacactgcttgataagattaaggtttgctgtgttttggtgaatatgtgccccagtgtggttgtcaaaccagcgccaaatgaaacttgctcttgttgagtattcataaaTTGAATatgttgtgttgcatgtgtagttcattgtaaacaactgtactttgtgtgaagtagtttcaataaaacagaaaagaatagtatatttgtttgttttttttattcttgatctgttcacatgtacttagcaagtacataaaaatgaaatgcaaactatttacatggcaacacacagctggcatcaatcttgaaccacaaaatgaaacattacaggctatttagagcagcatgttgtttggagaagtatttcccaacaagttcaggaagacacgctttaagaaagaagtcttgtgcttatgtctgtgaaggttctcagtcatccaggtcatcatagtcaaaggagtttgcaaagaaaagcgtctggacttctttaagttgcttgaagacgtttcacctctcatccgagaagcttcttcagttctaaggtcaaatggccgagagtcccagatttaaacccagtgggagtatcccccaaagagggacaaaggaccccctggtgatcctctaatcacatgagccaaggtgtgaaagcgggtgtgggacctaatcagcctgggtttcgggtgagctcattgtgaaacctggccccaccttgtcatgtgaattcctgaggtcagatggcccaggatgtgagtgggcgttaaggcgtctggggagggaactcaaaactggattatagatggcagacagttggtgtcgtaaaccaccgcctctgttcaaagatggtcgctcacagtggacatagatggcctctttcactcctctttcaaaccatctgtcctctctgtccaaaatgtgaacattggcatcctcgaaagagtgacctttatccttaagatgcagatgaactgctgagtcttgtcctgtggaggtggctcttctatgttgtgccatgcgcttgtgaagtggctgtttggtctctccaatgtagaggtctgggcattcctcgctgcactgtacagcatacaccacgttgttcagtctgtgttttggagttttgtctttcgggtgaaccagtttctgtctgagtgtgttgctgggtctgaagtacactgggatgtcgtgcttggagaaaactctcctgagtttctctgatacaccggcaagtcttgtgcttgctttaaacatggttcccagaaatccacatcagggaagatgagtattacagcatggtctctctgtgtccacacaacgaggtcacagtggttggagtgcagtttcattcagtcgttgtcagtgcagtacctgaaacacacaaaaaccacttttaataaaaggtctgtaatgaaccaaggctaatatagatgggttggctgtacgtgcaaatcaaaaactgtaacaagttgtttagaaagttatcaagttcaaaccgacttacctttgtcttaatgacatattattttgttttattgagtTTTACGCAGTTTGACATTTCATTGTTCCTTCAATGCACTTCATATGATATCAGTAATTCCATAAATTTTCTTCTTTCAGGTGGCTTTAGGAAGACACGTTTTCCAAAACCTTCAAAATAGGCTGGTGCAGTTCTACCAACAACAGCCCTTGGACCTTGATCATATTGACTTCCTCTGCGTGAACGCATCAACTCTAGTCTGTTCTCTTTCTGCTCATATTAATGTTCCATCACTGGTAGGTAGGTTTATttgatttagttttagttacctttaaaAATTGTTTCAATATATGCCATTCTTATGTATCTTGTAATGTtaattttacagtgtagtaATTATGCTATACAAATACACCTGTCATCCATTGCGTTGTCAAATCCAAGATGAAATTTTGTTCTGTGTTTCAATATAAAGATTAGGGATAAGAATAATGTTACTAAGATGGTAAAACTGAATTCTAGGATTTCATCCAACTAAATATTTTAATGCAACCATTTTTTAGGTAGTTGAAGCTCTTCACCACCTCATCTGCCTCATCCATTCCAATATGGATACAAGAAGGTCTGCCATTGTTGTTGACAGCTCAGCTGGTGAACGGGGGAGGGCAAAGCTCTATGTTTCCAAAGACCACCTCAAAGATCTAAAAAAGATGGACCTCTCCATTCCTTGTATCTCCAAGCTTTTGGGCATATCGCAGAAAACAGTCCGACGAAGAATGGAAGAGTGGGGCCTCTTAATAACGGCAACCTACAGCTCACTATCAGATGATGAACTTGACAACTTAATTGCAGCCATAAAACAGGAATCGAAATATCTGGGTTAGTTATTCATATGAAAAATAATGCTTGTAATAagattctattttatttttcttgctaGCAACCTTTCATATTTACATGAATAACACTAGCTGAATGTCATGATTAGTTAGTAGTTTGATTTACTGTACTATACGTGCCTTCCAATGTGCTGTTGTAATTGTTTCACTATGGAATGTCTTTTTAGGCTACAGAATGGTTAAAGGATGCCTCAGGGCACTTGGTCCACAGGGTGCAGTGGAACAGAGTATGGGATTACATGCGTTGTGTTGACAGTGCTGGAATCCTTGAAAGGATGGCAAATCTTGGATGTGTTGTGTAACGGCCCTAGCTGGGCCTCCTGATACTGCCCTTGTGTGGGCGTGGTGTTtttctccgcctcctcctctcttgctccacccctctgtctctctctcgcttcttctctctcctcaggacacagctgctgctcattgGCCTCATTTACCACCTGGGCCCAGTCATCAATCACCTCTCTGAGGTTATATAAGCTGGGGATGGACTGAATGTGGGAGGGTGGCTTTCTCTGGTGTCTCTGCGGTGCGTGTTATGTGTGTGATTGTCCTGCCTACGGTGTGGAGTGGTAGGAGCAGTGGGAGAGGTTTCTGGTGGTTTTCCTCTGTGCTGgtcagtgtgtgtttccagcctaggtgtggaaaaggcctgctgtgtagtgatgggcagatgaagcttcatgaagcactgaagcttttcatcCAATTGGTTCACCCCAACGCAAAGCTTCTTGAAGCTTCATTTGCTCTAGTAGGACATCTACTGGACGTAAAAATATTAGTTGGCATTAATTTGAAGAGTGTGGCATTTTgcacacagcctgtaaatgtcAGCAACAAAAGGAGTGTGTAAAAAATGTATATTGTAGTTATGACAGTATACTGAGTATATTTATACTGGCAGTATGGAATatgattatttggaaatgcttaaaatggaaatgatcatttactgtGAGGTGAGGTGTGGTTGGGGTATGGACAGTGGTTGTGCTTTATTAACGTTGAGGTATGGACAGCTACACACTGAGGATTTGAGCCCCAGTCCtgcctgttcacattttattctgtaaaaactaaattttcactgcttttatgacctttttagtgCTAGGATTTACTGATTTAACAGATCTTTTAAATCCtgtcctccacaatgctaaATGGCTGGGAGTCCTCAATCACCATGCTAACCAGGTCTTCATCTATTTgagattgtttttattgtctttcctcaggagaacaaagcacaaatataaatatcacacacaTAACTTACGTAATTTATTACACTTGTATAATATTGTTATATCATTTACTAACATGACTGCATGCTATATTATCATGGCATTTGATGGCTCACCTGGTCTTGCTCCACAGTCGGTGTTCCCCTTATTCTCATGCAAAGCTCTGTAGTGCCTAAGCATGGATGAGGTGTTGTTGTTATATCCCAGCTCCCTGGCACAtagcaaacacttcaccttGTACAAAGGTAAAGACAGCTTAACATAAATTGTATTGCACCATCAGTATTATGAAATTTACAGAAATTTACATACCTTGTTGGGAGGAATAAGATCAAAATGTTCCCACACAGGGGAggacatcctcctcttcttagctggctccattctctcctgactttctctcctcactctcCTAAACCTCCAAACTCTCTCCAAACTCTCACTAACCGCAACTCTCCATCAAACacccacattttgaatgaagtcTGAGGGGTTTATATCGCTGTCATAGCTCACCCGAGcacctggctgcagccactgtggagctccacagtaaccggatacacgtgacctccacactAACCGGAAACACGTAACTTCAGTTAAATCGACTTTGACAGCGAAAACTAAATTGCgtttttgttactattgatgctgctgagaaataaaaatggtttTAAGTGGGGGGTTTTAACACTCTGGGTTTGTTCAAAAAAATTCACCATCCCCTAaattgttcgtggccaaaagtgCTATAACGTGGCGCACCTTCCGCGACACTCGCTGTttcactgattttattttattttttacagtacaTCGTGTTGTGCGTTCTGattgctgtagaccattgtcaatcaatctagtccagtgtctcctgtacagtagcGGCCCCTAATAGGCCcacggaccagtaccggtcCGTGCGTCCTTTGGTACCGttccgcgagagttgaggctccggtgtgaaatgtatggttgtagttgtgtgtcttattttgaaataactatttacgcgttaccatagcgaccagagagcattaagaagcagagaggaggatgtcaCTGTGTTGTTGGCGCACAGCTCAAGTCacctttattattatatttacaaaataccacagtttcttttttattcttttgttgtatttatccgcgacaccttaaaggtcgtttcctgaaaatattgtctgacattaaactggtccgtggtgcaaaaaaggttggggagcgctgctgtacagtacagaatgcgtttaGCTTGtcgaatttacataaatcttctaGCAGTGTAAccctgaagtgctgtactgtatgtttgtaggttttctcccaaacaaacacaacaatgccgACGATACATTTTGCACCGCCAAAGGCGGTTTCATTccataatactggacttatgtttctacgaaggtttgaactatAAGAGTGtttgaacaaaagagaaaagtgtgaaaatgttcatgcctgtctgagaaaagtgtataaagcatgtagtgaggggttttacagtcttaacatctataattgtaaaaaataaagtgattTCACCTaccgcgggttatttttagaacgtaagaccagcgataaacgagggactgctgtattattaatagtagagtCTGGGACATTTAATTGATTAACATCAACACTGATTATTATGCACTGTTATTTTTGTTCAAGGagagcaaaaaatataaaactttctCTCAGTTTGTTCgttgccaaaaatggccactttttgtgtatgttcacaaaatgctataaaatgtatatttcttCAAACATTTATCTACTTTTACCGACGTGACTCTTTAAAAATCCTtttcat harbors:
- the LOC109199774 gene encoding uncharacterized protein LOC109199774; translated protein: MEAVDRICVGQVEVEVALGRHVFQNLQNRLVQFYQQQPLDLDHIDFLCVNASTLVCSLSAHINVPSLVVEALHHLICLIHSNMDTRRSAIVVDSSAGERGRAKLYVSKDHLKDLKKMDLSIPCISKLLGISQKTVRRRMEEWGLLITATYSSLSDDELDNLIAAIKQESKYLGYRMVKGCLRALGPQGAVEQSMGLHALC